A single window of Anaerolineae bacterium DNA harbors:
- a CDS encoding putative sulfate permease — protein sequence MLPLVLALISYNGMDAVATFVGIGLAYLLTAFLYRLPIPVQPLKSVSALAIALGLPPAVIVGAAFWNAVFFLSMGAFRLDRFFQRLFAEPIVRGIQLGLAYLLLRSAWGLISRNPSGWETSLTFFELRLPWNWLLSLLASLALFAFLLWKKDYASLGVFSLGVGLATFQLGLPSLALRLTLPSLLPILPAPAELWQALVWLALPQIPLSLGNSIYATANAARRFFGERAAPVTERRLMLSMGWSDALSFLLGGVPVCHGCGGLTAHVRLGARTGGAPLMLGGAFLLLGVLGGETMMKILALVPFPVLGILLAYVGVQHALLVRGAFSSPRNTATILLVLALTMLTSNLAIGFLAAALLYHLWGKIAKQNLSTSG from the coding sequence ATGCTGCCGCTGGTGCTGGCGTTGATCTCCTATAATGGGATGGATGCCGTGGCAACCTTCGTGGGCATCGGCTTAGCCTACCTGTTGACGGCGTTCCTCTATCGCCTGCCGATCCCGGTGCAACCCTTGAAGTCGGTCTCGGCGCTCGCCATTGCCCTTGGTTTGCCGCCGGCGGTAATCGTCGGCGCCGCTTTCTGGAATGCGGTCTTCTTTTTGAGTATGGGGGCTTTTCGCCTAGATCGTTTCTTCCAGCGCCTGTTTGCCGAGCCGATCGTGCGCGGCATCCAGTTGGGTCTGGCTTACCTGCTGCTGCGCTCCGCCTGGGGGCTGATCTCCAGGAATCCGTCCGGTTGGGAGACCTCGTTGACTTTCTTTGAGCTCAGGCTACCCTGGAACTGGCTTTTAAGCCTGCTGGCAAGCCTGGCGTTGTTTGCCTTCTTACTCTGGAAGAAGGATTACGCTTCGCTGGGTGTCTTCAGTTTAGGAGTGGGGCTGGCGACCTTCCAATTGGGCTTACCTTCCCTTGCCCTGCGCCTGACCCTTCCGTCCCTGTTGCCGATCCTGCCGGCTCCAGCCGAGTTGTGGCAGGCTCTGGTCTGGCTGGCGCTGCCTCAAATCCCCCTTAGCCTGGGGAACTCGATTTACGCCACGGCGAATGCGGCGCGGCGTTTTTTTGGCGAAAGGGCGGCCCCGGTGACCGAACGCCGCTTGATGCTGAGCATGGGGTGGAGCGATGCTTTGAGCTTCCTGCTCGGCGGTGTGCCGGTCTGCCACGGCTGCGGAGGGTTAACCGCCCATGTCCGTCTGGGCGCCCGCACAGGCGGCGCGCCGCTGATGTTGGGGGGTGCTTTCCTGCTATTGGGCGTTTTGGGCGGCGAGACGATGATGAAGATTCTGGCGCTTGTCCCCTTTCCGGTGCTGGGCATTTTGCTCGCTTACGTGGGCGTCCAACATGCCTTACTCGTGCGCGGGGCATTTTCCAGCCCGCGCAACACCGCCACGATCCTGTTGGTTCTGGCTTTGACCATGTTGACCAGCAACCTTGCCATCGGCTTTCTGGCGGCAGCCCTGCTCTATCATCTTTGGGGCAAGATCGCAAAGCAAAACCTGTCCACGAGCGGATAA